AGCAACTTTCTTTCAACAGAAGTCTcacttgatatattttaatgAACCCATTTGCAACCTCTCTGGGCAAAACATCCCAGGTTATTTGATATTCTGTGCGCCCAATTTCGATAGACAATACATTTTCTGGTCCACGGCTGGGCTCTAgtaaagagagagaaaaaaaaacacttagcAAGCAAGTACAGATTGAAACCAGAATTGAAAATGAGCTAGTATTCCAATATCGGTGCACAAACggatcattgttttctttggcgCGCATAAAAACGTTTGAAATCGTTCTTCAACCAATGTACAAGCTTCAAATGTTTATCTTTCTACCACTATTTCACACAGCAATCTCTTCACATTGCTAAAGCCAGAACAATTTGAACGCTCTCAGTAGcttcatttcatttcacaaatctttcaattttggaCAGTCCAAATATTATGTTTAACTTCTTTCTATATAAGATTCCACTATGATGCTTGATCACTAACAAAATTCATGTATTGAGCATTaacaaaattattactttttccCTGATGCTGAACATACCGTACTCTTTGGTTTTCACAGAAAAAGAGGCATACTGTCCCGGTTTGATAGTTACAGCTGTGATATAGAAATGATAAGTAACTCCGCCCAGGACATCTACCAAGTAACTGAACACGTCTCCTCCAACACTTCGCTTTGTTTCACCATCTTTGTTTGCATAGGACAGAGTGTAATTTCTAATGATTCCATTAGCTTCTGCTGGCTTGCTCCAAGTCAAGTTTAATCTTGGACCATGCATCTTATTTGGGGCAACTTCCTTATAGGCAAACGAAAGAGGAGCGCTCGGCactattaagaaaaaaattagggatcaatatcagtatctgggcaactgcccacctacccctcccctaacccaacattaagcTTAACTTttttgtcaattgactgttgttgagttaggggaggggtaggtgggcagttgcccagatactgatattgatccaaaataAGTATGGGAAGTAATAAGAGTTTATTTGCATGCATCATAACGCTCATTTTCCTCATCACCTTGCATTTCCTTCAACTAtgacgcaaaaaaaaatatttcaatttcgaAGATCTGACATCAATGAGACCAAACAGAGCAATATTTCGTCTGCTATATTTTGGTGATAGACTTAGTTTCTCCTGTGAATCAATCAAATAGGAAACacaattaaaaaagttaagaaaaaaaggcCTTAAATGGATTTTAGCCTCGCTCTGTACACCCATATCATGAAATACTACCCTCGTAAGATTAGAGGATATATGGCGTTTCTTCTTATTCTTAGCTATGTGCCATGAAGTCGACAAAAACCTGAATCTAAAACTACTGAAACTACAAGAAGCATTTAAAGGtgatctgtcaaaaaaaaaaggcatccAAAGAGATCCGTTTTCAAAGACTCGGAGACTTGCTATTcatttgtttataatttttacaGTAGTTTAAGGCCTCACTGGAACCTATTctacaattttgaaatgttattaaaaGACAACGTGAAATTTGTTAAGACCAATAAACAAGAGGAATAATCCTACCATCTTCCATTGTCCTCTCGACAGCAACAGCACTCCTTGGTCCATCACCCGTAGAAGTGAAcgctaacacttgaaattcatattcgGAGTATTTCTCAAGCCCAGTCACATGTTTAAAACGAATTTGTCGGTTGCTCATAGTTAAGGCGGCCTGTAATCCTGCCGAGCCTCTctttttaaagaataatttgAATCCTGTGATGACTCCATTTCTGGAGTCTGCTGGTGGTAACTGCCAAGATGCTGTGATACTGGTAGAGTTGCTCGCCGTCACTGAGAAGTTACTTGGGGCTTTCGAAGGAACTGCAGTTAAACGAAGAAGTCCTTATGTAACCTAATTAGATTCACACCACAAATTATGATTCTTCGTGCAATATTATCATTACTGGTaattcatcagaaaaaaaaatttagctccAATGTTATGTTAAAGTTGGTTATTCTAGTGACATAAGTGTTGTGGATAACGTTAGCAAGGTAAACATTGAAGATAGGATTACTTTTATAGCTAAATCCTTATTAGTTTACATTTCTTACCGTCCTCCTTCGTTCTCGCGACTTCAGCCGAactctttggtccatcaccagCTGAAGTAAAGGCCAACACTTggaattcatattctgtgtacttGTCTAATCCAGTGACATCTACTGTACCAATCGACTCATTCCTAATGGTTAAAGTGTTTGGTAACCCGCTGGAGCCTGTCTTTTTGTAGTACAATTTGAATCCTAGGACAATTCCATGCCTGGATTGAACTGAAGGTAGCTTCCAGGATGCTGTAACACTCGTGGACGAGCTTACGGTCACACTGAAGTTTCTTGGAGGCTGGGAgggaactgaaattaaaaagcTGCCTCGATAACTTTACGTTTTTTTTcgaaagtaaagcctttatgATAAAGATTACATCTTTGGTGTTTATAAGATAAACTCCACTGTTATGCTGAAGGAAATGGCAAGGCAATGTAAccagaaataatttttgtagCTAAGTGTGCAAATAAATTTAAGTATCATCAGACACCCTGGTAACCAAAGCCCGTCCTTATTAGCTCCTATTTCTTACCATCTTCCTTCGTTCTTGCGACTTTTGCTGAACTCTTTGCTCCATCACCAACAGAAGTGAAGGCCAGCACTTGAAATTCATACTGTGTGTACTTGTCTAGTCCAATAACATCTTTGGTCCGAATCGTTTCATTTCCAATAGTTAAAGTGTTTTGTAACCCGGTGGAGCCTCTCTTTTTGTAATACAATTTAAATCCTCGGACAACTCCATTTCTGGAGTCCTCTGGTGGTAACTGCCAGGATGTTTTAATACTGGTAGAAGAGATTACGTCCACGGTAAAATTGTTTGGAGGTTTCGATGGAACTGcaataaaatcttaaaattaaattgtgCTAGGCATTATAAGTAACATTTAAGAAAGCCGAAGATAGCTAAACATACTCGATCCAAGCAAAAGGTCATGAGATCTAAATATcttcaatggaaaaaaaaaatgccagtGAGGGCTTCTTCCACAGCATCagaactatttttcttttttatatctATATCCATAAAAAAGCTCTCTGCAAAGAGGAAATTCCGAGTGTATATAAGAGGTTAAATACTCATTAATCTCTAACcatcttcttttgttctttcAATCCTTGAAGAactctttggtccatcaccaacAAAAGTAAAGGCCAATACTTGAAGTTCATATTCCGTGTACTTCACAAGTCCAGTGATATCTTCAGCACTGGTTGTTCCATTGTTGATAGTTATTATGGTTGCTGGTTCTCCGGagctttttcttttgtagaaCAATTTAAATCCTATGATGATTCCATTTCTGGAGTCTGCTGATGGTAATTGCCAGAATGCTGTTACACTAGTCGAAGAGCTTGCAGTCACAGTGAAGTTACCAGGTGATCCCGAAGGAACTGCAATGTGGGAAATAACAGTCATCAGGATTAATTGTATGAACGATCATGTTCTTTGATCGGCCaaattttgtatctttttactttgatttatcACATACCATCTTCTTTGGTTCTCTCCACCTTAACAGGGGTCTTTGGACCGTCCCCATCAGATGTAAAAGCCAAgatttgaaattcatattctgtgtacttATCAAGTCCCACGACATTTTGACTTAGTGTTGATCCGCTGTTGATAGGCAAGGTGGTTGTTAACCCTGCTGAGCTTTTTCCTTTATAGAACAGTTTAAACCCTGTAATGCTTCTTCCATGTCTCGCCAGTACTGGTGGTAATTGCCAGGAAGCTGCAATGCTAGTAGGAGAGCTTGCAGTCAAATTGAAGGCTGCCGGAGGTTGCGATGgaactgaaataaacaacatcagttgtgtgttttaattttcagctGATTGCTGATTTATGTGTATGTAAATATGCCATGATAGAAAAAGCATTGGATGTTCCAGTCTGGGGGGTCATCAGGAGTAGGGACTGTGTATATGCATTAGATATACATTCTTTATAACCTGAGTGTGAAGATGATCCACACAGCACGAGACGATTACGTTCCCATGGACACCTTCTGGGTTCCAGAATCTTCAATGCTAGAATCCCAGTATATCATAAGGAGCATGATCAACAATAACTCTAAACACAGCTTTGTTTGGCAAAGGATCTCAGCGTAGTAAATGAGATATTTAAAGATCAACAGGAATTAAATCTCCATTGGTCAGCTTTTAAACTGTTACAACCATTCTCCCTTGGTCAAGGATCAATTAGTCTGTATTGGAGAATACTCTTCATCCATTGCCTTTAGCTCCTTAGCTCCTTAGGCTTTCATAAATAATTAGTTATTGTGACTTAAATTTTGTCGCAGCAAAGCAAGTAAATACCTTTAGTGAGAAGAATTCCATAAACTTCCACCATCAGAGCCTTGAAACGATGATAGGTTGTCGGCTGAAAACGAATAAACTTTCCACTCGCAAATTCCCGTAGATTGTTTCTTATGATGTCTCTTTGATTTGAGTTTCCTGGAAAGACCTGCAATTTTTGCACAGAATGCAACATCAttgtatgaaaattttcttaattaatctACTGCATCGTTTATTACAAAAAGTATCGGCTCTTCTATGAACTTTAACTTCCAAGTGGGAagtaatgaaatgaatgaacaaaGACTTTCCGAATAAGTACATGTCTCTAATGCCTAATGCCCTTTTGTTAGaaaactactaaaaaaattatgtgactGTGTATCAGAAGTTGAAATAGTATTTCTGCTGAAACTATTCAGGGAGGAGGTTTATGTAATACACACTCAAAGGAAAAGTTGGTGTTCATATCATGTCGTAACTATAGGTAATATTCCacatcaaatgtttttaaatttctcctGGATTTTTGAGAAAACAGGTAAGTTGCATTGTTAAATTAAGATGTAGTGGTTGACAACTCCGGATGACTTGGACTTCTTAACATCTATACAATCTTGGAAGTGAATTGTCTTTACATGTATGTACCATCCACACacagttttgtttttacacGAAAGAACAATGCATGTTCTAGTATTAGTTTGAAAGCATTATTTGTCATGTGATGGCGCAATTAAATTTGTCACTCTGATAGAGTTGTGTGCACTTGTACATCAATAAAAAAGAGTCCTGAAAACTGTTCATAGAAAGAGAATTAAATCTGAATGTTAATAAGCTGAACGCCTCTATTTACTATGACTCAAAACAATTGATTGAGTGTGCCTGGTTGGCATTTTTAATATATACAAACATATGCATGATCTTTATGTAAACCTACCTTgtcaatattgttttctttataggTGAAAAACGTGATACCATTCAATGATAACTGgatcttgtatttttttgtccACTCATCGATACCATTAGCTCCTTGGGTAGCTACAGCACAGATAATATACTCATACAGCAGGTCAACTTGTAAGAAGTCAGCAGGATTGGTCGTAGTCTCGGGTGCCCAACCTCGATTACTTCCATTCAGTCGGGCATAAGAAGGTTGATATCTACAATCGAAATGTGATGAGGCGTTGAAGCTGCTGTCTGGAATTGCACCACCAGTGGCCAGACCAATGGCCTCCATATTGCaaactacaaaataataatttaaaaacatgCAGCTTTCACATTTTGACAGAAACCATACAAGACAATTCAAGTGATCAATTATATGTAACCTCTGTGAATCAGTTTACCTCAACTTAAATAGAGGTTATTTCTTTATGTTCATGGTTTCCTCCAAAGGGAGCCTGTGGTTTACCTCTAAATACCCTGCATTTATTAATTGAATGACCATCATGTACACacacaaaatgttttgttagtGTGTATGAGGCTATGGTCTATTAAGGGATTAATTATGGAACTATTATTTTGCGTCTTAAAAATGTCCTATAAGTCAACATAAGACatgacaacatcaacagggacaGTGGAATAGAAATCCTAGAAGCTGGGATGCCAATACTCAAGACAAACAACAGCAGGGGAGCAATGACAGCCGACCACCGAGGGAATGTTTCGACAAAATGCGCCAATCAAGGTGTGAGATTCTATCCAATTACAGCTAAGCAGAAAGTTTCTAATGAGCAGATACTCAGTCTACCTTATCATCTGAAAAAGACTGTATGCAGTTGAAACATTACAATGCACTTCCAAAGTGACtactttgtgaaaaaaatgattgtattacattttttaaagtaGTTTGTTCctatttttaaaagtaactTATGGCATTATTTGACAATCGCACTTATTACCTATTTACTAGGCATTTGTTAAAGATGAAAGCAGCTTAACTAAATATATTCAGGTGTTCTTTATAAcataaaaaattacattttcacaCGAAAGTTAGTTTCTTCCAGTCCATTATTCTTGTTGCTTAGTAGAGGTTAAGATTCTTGAAGACGAGGCACCAGCAGCGAATGTGTATAAACTGCCATCACATGACACAACTTCACTAAAATTACCCAGCAGGCCCGATTTGCACAAGAGTAACCCATTGTGTGATTGAACATTGTTGCTCAAATATTTAAGCTTtaatgatgtaaacaaaccaaaGTTTAGATCAATTAGCATTCACAACTTTTCACTGCACTCCCCAGTAGAATTTCGACCTGTACTACAATGTAACACCATTGTTTATTTTGCCTGTTCTATCGAACCAATTATTGTAAAATGGCATAACACGGCATCATTCTTGACATCATACATCATTTTACATATCAATTATCgtgaaataattaataaaataatttcttaaggACCTGGACCATATTATAACTTAGTTTCTCTAAGTTATAATATGAAAACAATCACTTATGCCTCTACTCACATATATGTAGTTTCAATTTATagataatttataaaataaaaagaagattTACATACTAAACAGAACCTTGagcatttttaaccctttgactctctaagagagactagcattgcatttctccttacattatcacccctgaatcaaacattaaggtcctGGGaacgaaggaaatgatcaccaactaaaaaagctcttgattgttagacaaactGACAATGTCAGCACCTCagaaaatgcatagagaacagtatggataaTGTGCACACTGATcttgaaagggttaaacagatacatgaaaaattactcagttctgattgcttaagataaatgcagttttcaggtaattcaatgcagtagagggttaattcagtgcaaagaaataacaaaatagactgaacaattccttgaactggaCTTAGCTGGACTTTTTTGggccttaaagatgtgaaaatgtCACTGTATATTATTGTCTTGATTGTAAACCGTTGTTTTGACCAAAtgcacaatgtcacttgcagggtttgaataaattatttttgcacttaatGCGTGcactttgcttctgcataattatgataagctatgtcgtattttttcatgtatattattaatacgtattCACATGagttttcttgtgcaattttgaTCAAACAAGTCTTGTAGCGTTTTTCAGAGACCACAAATTGCTCTCAGCCTACAGGCttatgcaattttgttagtctttgaaaaaatttacccatgcctatttattccaaattgcactcaaaatcatgtgattaacTATACATattgttttacattttactGCATAATATTGAACATACTGTAATAAGTATTGCAATGCACGTACAAAACATGCATTACAACACAGGGCAATACTTAGTcatatattaaattttaaactcaCCTCGTTTTTGTTGCACTCCAAACACCTCTGTTCTCATGCACACTCCAACCTGCTGGGTTTGTGGCAGGAATCGAAGATATCTTGTTGACACTCCATAAATGACATGTTTAACAGTCGTGTCTCTGTCATTATTTCCCCTCAACACCTATGAGAGAAATATACAGTCATACCTCAACATTATAATATACTTTttccaaagatgaaaaaaggCATGGATACTATAACCAAATAGCCCCCCAACACACCCTCCTGGTACAACAAAGTGACCAAAAGAGATAGTTAACTTGTTTGGGCCTCTTAAATGAGAAAACAAGCTTAAGGAGCCTCTGAGTACTCAAGGAAAGCCCCAGGGTGGGAGAGAGCGTACAGAAACAACTTGAAGGAAGTGGTCATATGACAAATAGATGTCAGCCAAAAGCTAGCCAGGTCCAGCATGAAGGCCAGGGGCTAATTAAGTTATTCCCTTGGAATATCAACTTAATATACATCATACATAGATTGctaaaataatcattttaattacCACCTATTTTAAGGCTGGGACTTTTGATATCATCAAACCTATACAATATTGCTCATCTGCCTGTATAGTCTGTGATAtcatatttcaaataatttctttgaacTGCCAAGTCTTACAGTTTATGTCCATACCTTAACTTGTCCACCTTCCTTGTAGTCCCTCCAACCTGTCCCATTTGGAGATAACTGTAGTTTGTAGTCCTTCACCCACTGATCTGCTTTGGAATTCCCTTGAGTGGACACAGCACAGATAATATGAATTGTCTGTAGATCAATCTGTAGATATGGGTTAGTGTCACCTGTTCCTGCACACCATGATGATCCTGATGTGTATTTCAGTCGACCATTCTTGGCTGGTGTGTTGACGCTTTGTTCAGAAGAAGCAGTAACTTTATCATTTGGAATTTCTCCATCTTCCATTCCAAGGCCCAAATCTACACAATCTCCTATggaaattatttacaagaagaAGAATAAACAAACACGACGAGCACACAAACACATGTCCACTTAGATTTGAGAAGAGGGTCTTAAAAAGGAGGTACTGGTTCCTCGCCGAGTCACAACAGCGGATCTTAACTAGAAGAACTCGACCACATATTCTCGAACAAAATGAATATGCGaaagttaaaaattatcttttacaaaaataagTGGTATGAATGCTGGAAAGTAAGTGGGAAAAGGTAAGAGAGCTCGAAGAATTTCAGCCTAGGTCAAGTCTTTGTATTCTTATCCAGTATatctaaccttaaaaattagtaggtaatttagtgttaacaactgagtagaaaacgtaaattggccaccgtaaaggataaaaaaacaacaattgcctcgtcttgattttggccaaagattgacttttctgaagaaaaatgccaCAGAAATGCTTAAAAGAACATTTCTGAGcctttatatttcaaaatattctggGGGGCATGCCTCCATACCCCCTTAGCGACTCGCGCCTTTGGTGCTCGAAACTTGCCTCGCCTCgttctgaagtctggctacggCCCTGAGATGATAAAACTGTTCTTTAGAAATGAAGTGGAACTTAACAAGGAGaccaaaaaaaatacagaagaATTTAGCAAAAGGCAACAATTTATAAAAAGCATGAGGGTAAATTGCATGAAATTCAGTCCTTACCTAAAGCCAGAGGAATTCGCAacagcaaggaaaagaaaactaattggAAATACGGATGCATCTCAACCAAGGCTTGTTTGAGGCAAGAGGATGCCTTCTTTTCGTGAGATGCAGCTGGCAAACTGAGTGCACTTCTCTCGTTTCTTTTATGATAGCACTGCCCCAGGTGGTTCAATGTCAGGAAATCTTTTTCCTACTCCCAGCAGACGATGTGAAAACCAGATTGATAGCTACTaaggaaatagaaataaagataTCGAAGAGATCTTTATACTTTGCACGTTATAAAGCTGTCTCTATGAATTCTAGTATATTTCACCTTTGCACCATCTATTAATAAGGCTTATGCACATTTTTTACCACTAATGTTAGCTTTGTTTGGACAAGATCTTAACCCGAATCTTAAGAAGCCGTTTGCTTGCATTTCAAAATCCAAAGTTAATACTCTGTAAGTCtgaccaaaaaaggaaaaaaaataaaaaaaaataaaaaaaaaataagaga
This is a stretch of genomic DNA from Pocillopora verrucosa isolate sample1 chromosome 12, ASM3666991v2, whole genome shotgun sequence. It encodes these proteins:
- the LOC131799864 gene encoding receptor-type tyrosine-protein phosphatase S-like, giving the protein MHPYFQLVFFSLLLRIPLALGDCVDLGLGMEDGEIPNDKVTASSEQSVNTPAKNGRLKYTSGSSWCAGTGDTNPYLQIDLQTIHIICAVSTQGNSKADQWVKDYKLQLSPNGTGWRDYKEGGQVKVLRGNNDRDTTVKHVIYGVSTRYLRFLPQTQQVGVCMRTEVFGVQQKRVCNMEAIGLATGGAIPDSSFNASSHFDCRYQPSYARLNGSNRGWAPETTTNPADFLQVDLLYEYIICAVATQGANGIDEWTKKYKIQLSLNGITFFTYKENNIDKVFPGNSNQRDIIRNNLREFASGKFIRFQPTTYHRFKALMVEVYGILLTKVPSQPPAAFNLTASSPTSIAASWQLPPVLARHGRSITGFKLFYKGKSSAGLTTTLPINSGSTLSQNVVGLDKYTEYEFQILAFTSDGDGPKTPVKVERTKEDVPSGSPGNFTVTASSSTSVTAFWQLPSADSRNGIIIGFKLFYKRKSSGEPATIITINNGTTSAEDITGLVKYTEYELQVLAFTFVGDGPKSSSRIERTKEDVPSKPPNNFTVDVISSTSIKTSWQLPPEDSRNGVVRGFKLYYKKRGSTGLQNTLTIGNETIRTKDVIGLDKYTQYEFQVLAFTSVGDGAKSSAKVARTKEDVPSQPPRNFSVTVSSSTSVTASWKLPSVQSRHGIVLGFKLYYKKTGSSGLPNTLTIRNESIGTVDVTGLDKYTEYEFQVLAFTSAGDGPKSSAEVARTKEDVPSKAPSNFSVTASNSTSITASWQLPPADSRNGVITGFKLFFKKRGSAGLQAALTMSNRQIRFKHVTGLEKYSEYEFQVLAFTSTGDGPRSAVAVERTMEDVPSAPLSFAYKEVAPNKMHGPRLNLTWSKPAEANGIIRNYTLSYANKDGETKRSVGGDVFSYLVDVLGGVTYHFYITAVTIKPGQYASFSVKTKEYEPSRGPENVLSIEIGRTEYQITWDVLPREVANGFIKIYQVRLLLKESCSSVDASFNSTFNTTKTEMLLSSLSICSRYEVSVRAFTVAGPGPYSEPLVIQTLDEVWSHKKLSPAEFSSDGGITAKVTLPNFMGNASFFQVIVITYRSGYNGVVNPAADFTTQELMTYEEAHKSPVPAAYVTFQFGGNDFNNHQEFTVGDGVQSNSKIRDKRSNGEEYFYNKPLHPNTNYRVFLRAFITETLYTSSSFIALKTKDKPVIKELPEKTTIIVGEKAELTCEASGDPQPSVTWSKDGDISIPRANFNNDGKVLVIRDVIHRDSGVYECTASNSFGASHSATTLIVADKQSNFPVAVIIVLCGVFVLLAVIGVLVCKWKNRRARIELNDKTKELNRIICDDMGPSNSSYEQLASSPGPCLQLHSMFSEGQSPAFPDLQGLKFENRAYDGQSVSSEKEIEESDKEEGEEIVTDIGNSVC